In Nilaparvata lugens isolate BPH chromosome 5, ASM1435652v1, whole genome shotgun sequence, the following proteins share a genomic window:
- the LOC111052398 gene encoding NEDD8-conjugating enzyme UBE2F translates to MITLTRKLKTDAEAQKSGSTPNRRVSVRDKLLVKEVQEMEQMLPNTCKVKFDDPHCLHEFSLIVAPDEGYWQGGKFVFRVSVSEEYNMAPPSVKCSTKLWHPNISEEGDICLSLLRQNSIDGLGWAPTRRLKDLIWGLNSLFTDLLNFDDPLNIEAAELYLKDRDQFRNKVREYVTQFARR, encoded by the exons ATGATAACCCTCACAAGAAAACTGAAAACAGATGCGGAAGCTCAAAAGAGTGGAAGCACTCCCAATAGACGTGTTTCAGTTCGAGACAAACTTCTAGTAAAAGAG GTGCAAGAAATGGAGCAAATGTTACCAAACACCTGCAAAGTGAAGTTCGACGATCCTCACTGCTTACACGAGTTCTCGCTGATAGTCGCTCCCGATGAAGGTTATTGGCAAGGCGGCAAATTCGTATTCCGTGTCAGCGTTAGTGAAGAATACAATATGGCA CCTCCCAGCGTAAAGTGTTCAACGAAACTGTGGCACCCGAACATAAGTGAAGAAGGAGACATCTGCCTGAGTCTACTGCGCCAGAACTCGATCGATGGCCTAGGGTGGGCGCCGACGCGCCGTCTCAAAGACCTCATCTGGGGATTGAACTCACTTTTCACG GACCTGCTAAACTTTGATGATCCTCTCAATATAGAAGCTGCTGAATTGTATCTTAAAGATCGAGATCAGTTTAGGAATAAAGTCAGGGAATACGTTACTCAATTTGCAAGAAGATGA